From the Bacteroidota bacterium genome, the window TAGTAAAAGAAAGAATGGATCATTTAAAGCAAAGATTAAAAAAGTGAATATCGGATTATGAAGCAAAGTGAAGAATTATACTTGTTACGATATCGCTACGGAAGAGCTGCAGAAATGCTTGTTGCCTATAAAACTTTTCTTTCCAGGCAAGTTCAGGTAGGACCAGAGAATTACTGTCAAAATTCAGAAATTGTGAGCCAAGTTACTCATACACTTCTGATTACTTATTACTCATTCATCCACAGTTTGTTTGATCAAAGTGGGACAAATTTTATTAAAACGACTGAGCCTTATTTAAGCATACTCACTGACGATGCCTTAGAAATTCGAAATGAATTGATTGAGATTTGGCAAGAAATAGAGAGGCAATTTCAAAACTTAGAAATAATGTTGGGTTCCATGGAGGAACAAAACTAAGGAGCCATGAAGTAGGATATTCTTCGTTTGGACTGATTCATCCTCAGACCCCTGATTTAATAATGACATGTTTTGCACTATTTTTTATCGAAATTGATAAAGTTGTGGTTCCTGAAGGAAATTTCAAGAAACATGTTGATACTGAACCCGTCAAAAAATTCATGCGGGAAAGAAGCGAAAAATTAAAGAAAGCAATTAAAGACCCTTCTCGCCAGGAAGCTTTTAATTTGTTAATTGAAGAATTAAAAGACATGTACGGCGAATAGTGCTCCATTTACTATTTCGATGGTAATTTTTGGGGCTCCATTGATGAACACGGAGCTTTTTACATTCGTTTACTCTTAGCAAACGATCCTTTTCTCATGATCTCATCTAAGTATTTCTACGTATTTTTTATTCGATAAATTTTGTATTAGTTTGCATGTCAATGCAAACTGTGTAACAATAAGAGGAAATGATAGATATTTCAAGAGCTAACCTTGAGCTAATAAGCTTGAATAAAGTAGGCAATAAAGCTAAAGGAGAGAATAATATTATCTCGCCTGACCTATTCTATCCAAATGATGAAGAAAAAAACGAACTATTGGTTCATTTTCTTGTCCCATTCAAAAACTTAGCTGAGGTAAATAGGTTCTGTCATTCAAGCGATATTGAGTACAATGAAGTTTACAGTTTCTGTTGCAAGATTTTTAAAAAAAATAAAGAATTTCTGAAATATTCGTCTTCTATAATAAAGCACCTGTATGAGCAATCTGACCATCCCAATATTAAGAGTGGGGAGGTTAGCCTGGTTTATTTTCATGACATAATTTTTGAAGGTCAATTAAGTTCAGCAATCGGAATATATAAATCTGAAAGGAAGGAATCGTTTTTTCAATTTAAGAAATCCGGAGGAGGTTTAGTATTAGCAACGCAAAAGGGAATAGCATCAAAAAAGCTTGACAAAGCTTGCCTTATTATTAATATCGAAGAAGAAGATGGATTAAGAGTTCTCTCTCTTGACAACAATAATTATGATACCGAATACTGGAAATACAAATTTCTTCAAATTGAAGAAATTCAAGATTTTAACTTTCAAACCCGTAGTTATATTTCATTATGTAAAAACTTCTCTAATGATGTGGTTGAAAGACAAGAAGGTAAAAAAGAGAGTATTTCCTTTCTAAATCAATCAATGAAATATTTGAGTAATAATGAAAGTTTAGAGGAGGAGGAATTTATTCAAACAGTATTTGATAATAAGGAAATACGGCAACAATTCATTAATTATAAAAAGCAATATGAGGAGAATTATGATGT encodes:
- a CDS encoding nucleoid-associated protein, whose product is MIDISRANLELISLNKVGNKAKGENNIISPDLFYPNDEEKNELLVHFLVPFKNLAEVNRFCHSSDIEYNEVYSFCCKIFKKNKEFLKYSSSIIKHLYEQSDHPNIKSGEVSLVYFHDIIFEGQLSSAIGIYKSERKESFFQFKKSGGGLVLATQKGIASKKLDKACLIINIEEEDGLRVLSLDNNNYDTEYWKYKFLQIEEIQDFNFQTRSYISLCKNFSNDVVERQEGKKESISFLNQSMKYLSNNESLEEEEFIQTVFDNKEIRQQFINYKKQYEENYDVILHDEFEISKSVLHTQKRKVKNQINLDTQIQIKLGFNEEIASDQYIERGFDESKKMFFYKIFFNKELE